The following is a genomic window from Bacillus sp. V2I10.
CCGAGCGGAATGTAGGTTTTCACTTCAGAGCTTCTGCACGATTCTCCAAATCCGCCATCTTTATTTTGGATGCTCACTAGCCATTTAACCGCTTTTACAATAGCAGGGTGAGAGTTTGATAGACCAGCTGCTTTAAGACCGGTAATCGCAGCCCAAGTTCCGTATATATAACAAACTCCCCATCTTCCATACCAGGAACCGTTTAGTTCTTGATGATGACCAAGCCAGGAAACTGCTGCATGAATAGAAGGATGGTTTTTCGTTAACCCTGCAAAATTCCCGAAGAATTCAAGGACACGTCCTGTCAGATCAGCAGTAGATGGATCTGTCGCTGCATCTTTGGCATTTTCAAGAGGGATGGAAGCAAATATAGGATTATTGACATTTTTCTCGAATGCACCAAAACCCCCGTCACGATTTTGCATAGTCAAAAGCCAAGATGACCCTTTATTCCACGCTTCAAAATATAAGGAATCTCTAGCGGATGGCTGAGTTATAGCACGCAGAACAGCAGCTGTGTCATCGTTGTCAGGATGATTGGTATTGATGTTTGAAAAACCCCAGCCACCGGGAGATGAAGCTGAATTATGAATGCTCCAGTCCGCCATTTTTGTATGCTGCCGTAATAGCAAATAGGAAGTAGCATTCATAATTAGTGAATCTTTATAAGGTACACCAGCTTTTTGCAGGCTATAGCTTAGAAGGGCAGTATCCCAAACAGTTGAAGTGGAATTTTCCAGTGTGATTATCTTGTCATCTTGATAGATGATCGATTTCAATCCTGAAACTGCCTGCATGATTTGAGCTGAGTTTTCTTTATACCCGAGCGCGAGGAGGGCGTAAATCATAAAAAATGTGGCGCTGGCATAGCTGAAAAGCGTTCCATCTGATTCGATCCTCTGGAGCATATATTTTTCAGCAGCGTTCTCACCGGTTCTTTGAACATAAGATGGAAAAGAAAAAAATGACCGAAGAGTTTCAATGAAAAAACTGTGCTTTGTGCGATGGCTGTCTGAAAACGACAGCCAATCAATGGATCTTGGTTTTGAAACATGTAAATGCGAAAGGTTTATAGAATGGGGAGTACTGTGAATATATCGTTTATTCATCGCAAGAATCATCGGCATAAAATGGATTCTTGCATAGGAACTCAATTGATACATGCTGACCGGGGAACCGGGGGGCAGCAGCAAATAGGCAAGCGGAAAGCGAAAATACTTAGGCCATGGATAAAGGCCGTTTACTGCCAGGAACCATTTTGTCATGAAATGAACATTAGCGAGTCCGCCTTGAGAGATAATATAAGATTCTGCCCGTATCAGCGCGGAGTCTGATTTTTTATATAATCCTGAGAAAAGCAGGGCTGTATAAGCCTGAACTGTTGCTGTTAAATTGCCTTCTTTTTCATCTTCGTAAAGTTTCCATGTGCCTTCATCTGTCTGCAGATTTATCAGCCGATTTGACAGATTTTTAATTAAATCCTCATCATTATATTTCAAGGAACGAAGAAGAATAATCATAAATGCATCCGTCATTGGCCCGCCTTCAAAGCAAAAGCGCCATGAACCATCACTTTTTTGCAGCTGTCTGAGCTCATCTGTCATCTTTTGGATTTGTTCGTTTAAAATGTTCATTGAAATCACTGTATTCACCTCATCTTTTTCAATCTATTCACGAAAAGGGGGTGTTATCACAGTAACGGTGTTCCGCACAGGGTTTATATAGTATAATAAGGTCAAAATGCACAAAGGAGAATGCTGAAATGATTCATCAAGAATGGCTGAACAAAGAGACAATTAAAGTGGTAACATGCAAACATACTAATGCAGAAAAATACATGGTAAACCGAGTTTTAACAGCCGGAAATACATATGAAGTGAAAAACGAAACAGAAGAGTTTTATTTTGTCATTGATAACAATGGAAAAGTGAGCGGGTTCTACAAGGATTATTTTGAAGAGAAGTAAACGATAAAAAAGCCATCTGATTTTGATCAGATGGCTTTTTGTCTACACGCGTTAACCAGGCGGTTCCGCTTTTCTTTTAACGCTGAAGGTTAATCCAAACACTCTTAACTTCTGTATAGTTAGACAATGCATAGGATCCCATTTCGCGTCCAAGTCCGGATTGCTTGTATCCGCCGAACGGCGAAGCAGCATCAAATGCGTTGTAGCAGTTGACCCAGACGGTTCCAGCTTTTAATTTGCTTGCTACATAATGGGCATTGGCAATATCCCGTGTCCATAATCCTGCAGCAAGACCAAATTCACTTTGATTTGCACGGTTAATGACTTCATCCAGATCATCATATGGCATGGCAGCAATAACCGGGCCGAAAATTTCTTCTCTTGCAATGGTCATTTCATCTTTAACTGCCGAGAAAATGGTAGGTGAAACGAAGTAGCCGTTTTCAGATGGAGATCCGCCGCCAGTTAAGATTTCAGCGCCTTCTTCTACACCTTTTTGGATATAATTCAGAACGCGGTTTTGCTGTTCATCCGATACGAGAGGCCCGATTTGAGTTTCCGGCTCAATACCAGCACCCTGGCGGATATTTTTTGCATGGGAAACCATGTCGGCCACAACGTTATCATAATGCTTCTTTTGGATGAAAACGCGTGATCCTGCACAGCATACTTGACCTTGGTTAAACATAACTCCAGTTAGAGCACCCGGAACTGCAGCAGAGAGATCTGCGTCAGGAAGAATGATGTTAGGCGACTTGCCGCCAAGCTCAAGTGTTACGCGCTTCAATGTTTTTGATGCTTTCTCCATGATCACTTTACCTACAGGTGTAGAACCTGTGAATGCAATTTTGTCCACATCAGGATGCATAACAAGTGCATCTCCGGCTGTTTCGCCGAAGCCCGGAACGATGTTGACTACTCCTTCAGGGAACCCTGCTTCTGCAATCAGCTCAGCTAAGTATAAAGCGGAAAGAGGCGTTTGCTCAGCCGGTTTTAGCACAACAGTACATCCAGTCGCAAGTGCAGCTCCCAATTTCCACATCGCCATTAGAAGAGGGAAGTTCCAAGGAATAATCTGTCCAACTACACCAAGGGCTTCATGTCTTGTGTAATTGAAAAATTGCCCGCTCACCGGAATGGTTTGTCCGACAATTTTGGTTGACCAGCCTGCATAATATCTCATATGTTCAATTGCCAATGGTACATCAGCATTTGTTGTTTCATTAATCGGTTTTCCATTATCAAGCGTTTCAAGCTGAGCAAGCTCTTCTTTATTCGCTTCCATTAAATCAGCAAGCTTGTACATCAGTCTGCTTCGTTCAGCAGCGCTCATTTTAGACCATGGACCTGCATCAAATGCTCTTCTTGCAGCCTTTACAGCAAGATCGATATCAGCCTTGTCGCCTTCATAAACGGATGCAAGTGTTTCGCCTGTGGCAGGGTTTGGAGTGTTAAACGTCTTTTTAGAAACACTCTCTACAAATTCACCATTGATAAATAGCTTTTTCTTTCCCTGCAGAAATTTCTCCAGCTTTTCTCCAACTTTTAACGTAGCTTGACTCATAAAATCAGCCTCCTAAATGGTAGTGGTGAAAAAATATGTAGAAATCATGCTGAAGACGGGCAGAACGGCCTGCCAGTTACGACGCTATATTGTAAGCGATTACACTAAAAATAATATACTAAAAATTCACAATTTACAATATATAAGTCTTTGATATCTTTTAAAATATGAATATGGCAGATTGGGATTTTCTGAAGTGATAGAAATGAAATCATTGTTGAACGGGCTTATTAAGCTTTTTAAAAAAATGTGCAAAAAGACCTTATCTGGAATCTATCTTCATGGATCTCTTGCGATGAATGGATTCAATAAAGAGGCAAGCGATGTGGATATTCTGACTGTAGTGAAGAGTTCAATCGAAAATAGAGGAGAAACGGATGCTATTAAATCGGCTCAAGTCATTGAAATCCGAGTGGCCGGCTAAATCTTTGCCGTGTTCTTGCATATTTAAAAGAAAAGAAAATCATGTCAAAAAAAGAGGGAGAAGAATGGGGTCTAGAGAATCTTCCTGAACCGCATCGCGCCGCAGTTGATTTTTATTTGAAATCGTATACTAAGAAGCAGTCAGATCCATTGCTGAAACCGTCCAATCAGGATATGATCATGTTTGCTGCGTTTATGGAAAGAGCGATAAATGGGTCAGGCATCCCTGAATTAGACAAGGTGCCTGTTTTTTTCTTGGATAGATAGAAACAAGGTGAGAAAATAAACGAAATTTTCAAATGTATCACATTCAAACCTCTCTAAGAAGCTTTGCAGCTGTCCCTCACTGATCGAATCAAGTATTCCTGACATCTCAAGCGGATAACGATGCCTCTGAAAAAAATCTCCAGCTCCGGATTCCTTAAAAATTTCTTCCATTATGATCATCCTTTCCAGCTACCAGTATGAAGAAAATACTCATTTTCTAAACATTAAAGTTTATGCTTGTGTTTTTAGTGGAAAGGTGTAAGAGATTCATGAAGAATCGTGTTAATTTTTCAATTAGTAGGAAACCATAAATTTAAGAAGTGCAGCAGACTCTTTTTTTAACACTGACCTGCTTCATTCACCTGCTCTTATTATTAATGCATGCTGTAAATGGATACTCATACTACATTCACGAAAGGAAATCATCATGATCGGTATACTTCTTGCATTAATTCCTGCTGTTGCCTGGGGAAGCCTTGTGCTTGTCAGTGTAAAGCTTGGAGGAAATGCTTACAGTCAGACACTCGGCATAACCATTGGAGCATTTTTATTCTCCCTTGTCATGTTCTTTTTTTCAAACCCTGATTTAACCCCTCTCGTCTGGTCAATCGGGATTGTATCAGGTATCTTCTGGACCGTTGGACAATTAAATCAGCTTGCAAGCGTCAAGCATATCGGCGTTTCTAAAACAGTGCCTATTTCAACGGGTATGCAGCTGATGGGCACAACTTTATTCGGTGTTCTTCTATTTAAAGAATGGGATACGAAAATGACGGTCATGCTTGGAATCATCGCCATTCTATTCATTATTGGCGGTGTTGTTTTTACTTCAATCGGGCAAAAAGACGATAAAGATGCAGGCAAAAGCCTCAAAAAAGGATTACTGATTTTATTTATTTCTTCATTAGGGTACATAGGATATGTCATTATCATCAGATATTTTGAAATTGACGGCTGGGCAGCCATTTTGCCTCAGGCAATCGGGATGGTTGCAGCTGCTGCAGCTTTAACAGCGAGACAAAAGCCTTTTAATAAATTTGCACTTCGCAATATCTTAACAGGGTTATTGTGGGCAGCCGGAAATTTGGGACTGCTTCTCTCTCTTCAGAAAATAGGAGTTGCGACAAGCTTCTCTCTTTCACAAACCGGAATCATCATTTCGACACTTGGCGGAATTTTTCTGCTTGGGGAAAAGAAAACGAAAAAACAAATTATTTTTGTCATAATCGGCTGTGTGTTGATTATCGCAGGCGGAGTCTTACTCGGTTATACAAAACGTTAGGAGGAATTAAACATGTATCCAAGTTTAAAAGGGAAAGTAGTGGCTGTTACAGGGGCTTCTTCAGGTCTTGGAAAAGCCATTGCACAGCGCTTTGCTGAAGAAGGTGCAAAGGTAGTGGTCAATTATTTAACAGAGGATGACAAACCGGAACTGGTCATTGATGAAATAAAAACAAAAGGCGGAGAGGCTTCTAAAATACAGGGAGATGTTTCACAAGAGCACGATGTAAAGAGGATCGTTCAGTTTGCCGTTGAAACCTACGGGACGCTTGATGTGATGGTGAACAACGCAGGTATTCAAGCGGAAATCCCGACTGAGGAGCTTTCACTGGATAACTGGAATAAAGTCATTCAGACCAATTTAACCGGTGCTTTTCTGGGCAGCAGGGAAGCGATCAAGCATATGCTGGACCACAATATTAAAGGGTGTGTGATTAACATGTCATCTGTCCATCAGCAGATTCCCTGGCCTCACTTCGCCCATTATGCTGCAAGCAAAGGCGGAATCAAGCTGCTGACTGAAACGCTGGCACTCGAGTACGCTTCTTCCGGGATTCGCGTAAATAATATTGCACCTGGAGCCATTGATACTCCAATCAATGCAGAGAAGTTTGCAGATCCTGAAGCAAAAAAAGATGTCATTGATCTTATCCCGATGGGGTATATCGGAAAGCCTGAAGAGATTGCTGCCTGCGTAGCATGGCTTGCATCATCAGAGGCAAGCTACGTAACGGGAATTACCCTGTATGCAGATGGCGGAATGACGAAATATCCAAGCTTTCAGGCTGGTAAAGGCTAAAAGCGAAAACCCGCAGCAGCAATAGATCTGCGGGTTTTCTTGCTTTTTTCATTCCAGGTATTTTATTCTTTCAAAATATGAACGTTTACGCGTTGCTGAACAGCATCGGAGAGGGGCTTATATTTACAGATAATGATTTCCATATAATCTGGTTTAATGATACGGCAAGACAGATATTAGAAAAAGTCGGACCGTACGTCGGAATGGAAGATCCTGAAGAATTTATGGGATAAATCAAATTGTTGAAGCTCACCGTTTGATGGGTGCAGAATCTATTTTTGTCGGACTGAATCCAAAGCTAGTGCAGCATATTACATTATACAGCTTTGCCCTTAAAGTCCGCACGTTTCAATCATTTAAACAGGGCATCCATTTTATATGGAAAGAAAAAGGATATCAACTGCAAAAAATCAGCGATTAACAGAAAACGGCTAGTCTTTTTTTGCATAAATCCTTCATTTCAGCAAAAGATAATAGAAATGAAATGAATGGAGGAATAAAGTTATGCAAAAAAGAAAGCTGTTAACTGGAGCGGGCATTGCCCTTTCCCTCATGATAAGTGCAGGATGCGGAATGGATAACAATGCCCGTGAAAATGATAATATCATGAACAATGAGCTGAAAAATGTCACCTATGATGAACAAACAAATGAGCGGAACCGAATGGATATAGCGGACGATGCCGCAAAAAAAGTGGCTGATTTAGAGGAAATAAAATATGCCAACGTCATCGTAACAAACAATAATGCGTATGCAGCCGTGGTGCTGGAAGGAGATCCTAAAGGGAAGCTTTCAAATGAAGTGAAGGATAAGGCAGCTGATCAAATCAGATCAACAGACCGGGATATTAACAACGTATACGTCTCTGAAAACCCGGACTTTTTTGATCGTACGAAAGATTATGGGGATAAAATCCGCAGCGGAGAGCCGGTTACCGGACTTGCAGATGAATTTAACGAAATGATTAACCGTGTTTTTCCGCAAGCGAAATAGTCAGAAGCAAACAGACCTGAGGAAGTTTAATCTGGTCTGTTTTTTTCGGTCTAATAGGTTTTTCCTCATCTGAATTAGGGCATATAATGAGAGCTATGATCTAATTTTAGGAGGAGTCTTTTTGTCAGGTTTTCGTGTTTTAAGGCTGAAAAACAAACGGCCGCTGCTTATATTGCTTATTATTATTATTTTAACGGGCACGGTTATTTACCAGAGCTATAAACCTCTTCCGGAAAATATCTCCTACGAAGGAGATATTCACAAAGTAGAAGATGTAAATTTTTTGTATGATTTAACTTACAAAATAGAAGGGCGGGTTGAAGCGGATCAAATGATCTTTGATGCCGTTTTTAAAGCCATTGATGAAGCGGAAGAATTTATCGTCATCGATTTGTTCTTATTTAACGGATACTATGATCGGGGAGAGACCTACCCTAAACTCAGTAAAGAGCTGTCTGATAGACTGCTGAAAAAGAAAAAAGCGAATCCTGAAATGGAAATCGTTTTTATCACAGATGATATTAATACATCATATGGATCGCATGCCTCCAAAGAATTAGATGCTTTTAAAGATGCCGGCATTGATGTTGTCATATCTGACATAATGCCCTGCGTGACTCAAATCCGCTCTATTCCAGTGTTTGGCGAACTTTTTTCCAATGGTTTGGCCAGTCTGGTCCAGGCTGGCTTTCAAATCCTTTTGGCGATACGGCACCAGACATCCATATCAGATCTTATTTAAACCTTTTCAATGTAAAGGCCAATCACAGGAAAGCAGTCGCAACCGAAAAAACAGCCATTGTTTCATCAGCAAACCCTCATGATGCGAGCGGTTATCATTCCAATGTGGCTTTTCAGGTGAACGGAAATGTCATTGCGGATGTGCTTGAATCAGAACAGGCTGTCTCTGATTATTCCGGAGGACCCAAACTGCCGGAGTATGAGAAAAAGAACGATGAGAAGGGCGATATTAAAGTGCAGGTGTTAACAGAAGGAAAAATTTATAAACACTTGC
Proteins encoded in this region:
- a CDS encoding prenyltransferase/squalene oxidase repeat-containing protein, which produces MNILNEQIQKMTDELRQLQKSDGSWRFCFEGGPMTDAFMIILLRSLKYNDEDLIKNLSNRLINLQTDEGTWKLYEDEKEGNLTATVQAYTALLFSGLYKKSDSALIRAESYIISQGGLANVHFMTKWFLAVNGLYPWPKYFRFPLAYLLLPPGSPVSMYQLSSYARIHFMPMILAMNKRYIHSTPHSINLSHLHVSKPRSIDWLSFSDSHRTKHSFFIETLRSFFSFPSYVQRTGENAAEKYMLQRIESDGTLFSYASATFFMIYALLALGYKENSAQIMQAVSGLKSIIYQDDKIITLENSTSTVWDTALLSYSLQKAGVPYKDSLIMNATSYLLLRQHTKMADWSIHNSASSPGGWGFSNINTNHPDNDDTAAVLRAITQPSARDSLYFEAWNKGSSWLLTMQNRDGGFGAFEKNVNNPIFASIPLENAKDAATDPSTADLTGRVLEFFGNFAGLTKNHPSIHAAVSWLGHHQELNGSWYGRWGVCYIYGTWAAITGLKAAGLSNSHPAIVKAVKWLVSIQNKDGGFGESCRSSEVKTYIPLGFSTPSQTAWALDALLCVLDKKDAVIQKGIKRLMQPFDEKSSVYPTGIGLPKQFYIHYHSYNRIFPLLALSHYRNLR
- a CDS encoding DUF6501 family protein; this encodes MIHQEWLNKETIKVVTCKHTNAEKYMVNRVLTAGNTYEVKNETEEFYFVIDNNGKVSGFYKDYFEEK
- a CDS encoding aldehyde dehydrogenase family protein, encoding MSQATLKVGEKLEKFLQGKKKLFINGEFVESVSKKTFNTPNPATGETLASVYEGDKADIDLAVKAARRAFDAGPWSKMSAAERSRLMYKLADLMEANKEELAQLETLDNGKPINETTNADVPLAIEHMRYYAGWSTKIVGQTIPVSGQFFNYTRHEALGVVGQIIPWNFPLLMAMWKLGAALATGCTVVLKPAEQTPLSALYLAELIAEAGFPEGVVNIVPGFGETAGDALVMHPDVDKIAFTGSTPVGKVIMEKASKTLKRVTLELGGKSPNIILPDADLSAAVPGALTGVMFNQGQVCCAGSRVFIQKKHYDNVVADMVSHAKNIRQGAGIEPETQIGPLVSDEQQNRVLNYIQKGVEEGAEILTGGGSPSENGYFVSPTIFSAVKDEMTIAREEIFGPVIAAMPYDDLDEVINRANQSEFGLAAGLWTRDIANAHYVASKLKAGTVWVNCYNAFDAASPFGGYKQSGLGREMGSYALSNYTEVKSVWINLQR
- a CDS encoding nucleotidyltransferase domain-containing protein encodes the protein MKSLLNGLIKLFKKMCKKTLSGIYLHGSLAMNGFNKEASDVDILTVVKSSIENRGETDAIKSAQVIEIRVAG
- a CDS encoding aminoglycoside adenylyltransferase domain-containing protein produces the protein MSKKEGEEWGLENLPEPHRAAVDFYLKSYTKKQSDPLLKPSNQDMIMFAAFMERAINGSGIPELDKVPVFFLDR
- a CDS encoding GRP family sugar transporter, translated to MGILLALIPAVAWGSLVLVSVKLGGNAYSQTLGITIGAFLFSLVMFFFSNPDLTPLVWSIGIVSGIFWTVGQLNQLASVKHIGVSKTVPISTGMQLMGTTLFGVLLFKEWDTKMTVMLGIIAILFIIGGVVFTSIGQKDDKDAGKSLKKGLLILFISSLGYIGYVIIIRYFEIDGWAAILPQAIGMVAAAAALTARQKPFNKFALRNILTGLLWAAGNLGLLLSLQKIGVATSFSLSQTGIIISTLGGIFLLGEKKTKKQIIFVIIGCVLIIAGGVLLGYTKR
- a CDS encoding glucose-1-dehydrogenase, whose translation is MYPSLKGKVVAVTGASSGLGKAIAQRFAEEGAKVVVNYLTEDDKPELVIDEIKTKGGEASKIQGDVSQEHDVKRIVQFAVETYGTLDVMVNNAGIQAEIPTEELSLDNWNKVIQTNLTGAFLGSREAIKHMLDHNIKGCVINMSSVHQQIPWPHFAHYAASKGGIKLLTETLALEYASSGIRVNNIAPGAIDTPINAEKFADPEAKKDVIDLIPMGYIGKPEEIAACVAWLASSEASYVTGITLYADGGMTKYPSFQAGKG
- a CDS encoding YhcN/YlaJ family sporulation lipoprotein, with the translated sequence MQKRKLLTGAGIALSLMISAGCGMDNNARENDNIMNNELKNVTYDEQTNERNRMDIADDAAKKVADLEEIKYANVIVTNNNAYAAVVLEGDPKGKLSNEVKDKAADQIRSTDRDINNVYVSENPDFFDRTKDYGDKIRSGEPVTGLADEFNEMINRVFPQAK